One window of the Mycobacterium haemophilum DSM 44634 genome contains the following:
- a CDS encoding YncE family protein, which translates to MTGCSSNPLDSSPPTIEPAQPAGSPPVSQNPAGAVRPLGGHPQAAIFDSGSRRLVVLCPGADPAAPASVAVFDDAHARPRVIVLPGPATALTSDDGGTAYVAAHGGYFVVDLAGGHTAQVKVADAGHTEFTAIARRADTKLVLGSADGAVYTLAATASGAGTATASNRNKIFARVDSLVTQGNTTVVLDRGQTSVTTIGADGRVEQALRAGEGATTLAADPLGRVLVADTRGDQLLVYGVDPLILRQAYPVRHAPYGLAGSRTLAWVSQTASNIVIGYDLTTGIPVEKVRYPTVQQPNSLAFDEASDTLYVVSGSGAGVQVIEHAAGTR; encoded by the coding sequence ATGACCGGATGTTCGTCGAATCCGCTTGATAGTTCCCCACCCACCATCGAACCCGCGCAGCCGGCCGGGTCGCCGCCGGTGTCACAGAATCCAGCGGGTGCGGTGCGACCACTGGGCGGCCACCCGCAGGCTGCGATATTCGACAGCGGCAGTCGCCGGTTGGTGGTCCTGTGCCCAGGCGCCGATCCCGCGGCACCCGCCAGCGTTGCGGTGTTCGATGACGCGCACGCTCGGCCACGCGTGATCGTTCTGCCGGGGCCCGCCACCGCGTTGACCAGCGACGACGGCGGCACCGCCTATGTTGCCGCGCACGGTGGTTACTTCGTGGTCGATCTCGCAGGCGGCCATACCGCCCAGGTGAAGGTCGCCGACGCTGGACACACCGAATTCACCGCGATCGCACGCCGAGCGGACACCAAGTTGGTGTTGGGCAGCGCCGACGGCGCTGTCTACACCCTTGCTGCGACGGCATCTGGAGCCGGCACCGCCACCGCCAGCAACCGAAACAAGATCTTTGCGCGTGTCGATTCCCTTGTAACACAAGGAAATACCACGGTAGTGCTGGATCGGGGACAGACGTCGGTCACGACGATCGGCGCCGACGGTCGTGTCGAGCAAGCGCTGCGAGCCGGCGAAGGCGCAACCACGCTGGCCGCTGATCCGCTGGGCCGGGTCCTCGTCGCCGACACCCGCGGTGACCAGCTGTTGGTGTACGGCGTCGACCCGCTGATCTTGCGCCAGGCCTATCCGGTGCGGCATGCCCCGTACGGGCTGGCCGGGTCCCGCACCTTGGCCTGGGTATCCCAAACCGCGTCTAACATCGTTATTGGTTACGATCTGACCACCGGAATTCCCGTCGAAAAGGTGCGTTACCCAACCGTGCAGCAACCCAATTCGCTGGCTTTTGATGAAGCGTCGGACACCTTGTATGTGGTGTCGGGGTCGGGTGCCGGTGTCCAGGTCATCGAGCACGCGGCAGGGACCCGTTGA
- a CDS encoding DUF5703 family protein, with protein MSSRPALPRNRLPAGWDTEMSDEYEWVPLRLPPDVTRLSASTRLSIEAEYRGWELTRVRLYTDGSRRVLLRRKKSRLEGTGANRRSDQPEL; from the coding sequence TTGAGCAGCCGACCGGCGCTACCGCGTAACCGGCTGCCCGCGGGTTGGGACACCGAGATGTCCGACGAGTACGAGTGGGTGCCGTTGCGCCTGCCGCCGGACGTGACCAGGCTCAGCGCGTCGACCCGGCTGTCCATCGAGGCTGAATATCGCGGTTGGGAGTTGACCCGGGTGCGGCTCTATACCGATGGCAGTAGGCGGGTGTTGTTGCGCCGCAAGAAATCTCGCCTAGAGGGTACAGGCGCCAACCGGCGATCCGACCAGCCGGAACTGTGA
- a CDS encoding quinone-dependent dihydroorotate dehydrogenase: MYRVVRRLLFLIPPERIHTLVFAVLRGVTAVAVLRRLLRRLLGPTDPMLASTVFGVRFPGPLGLAAGFDKDGMGLLSWGALGFGYAEVGTVTAHPQPGNPAPRMFRLPADRALLNRMGFNNHGAGALAIQLARHRPEVPIGVNIGKTKTTPAAQAVDDYRASARLVGPLASYLVVNVSSPNTPGLRDLQAVESLRPILSAVLAEASAPVLVKIAPDVSDSDIDDIADLAVEVGLAGIVATNTTVSRDGLATPGVDELGAGGISGPPVARRAVEVLRRLYGRVGDRLVLISVGGIETADDAWDRITAGASLLQGYTGFIYGGGLWPKHIHDGIARRLHDGGFASLRDAVGSAAPKPERPAG; the protein is encoded by the coding sequence ATGTACCGGGTCGTACGCCGGCTGCTGTTCCTGATCCCACCCGAGCGCATACACACACTGGTTTTTGCCGTGTTGCGCGGCGTCACCGCCGTCGCTGTGCTGCGCCGGTTGCTGCGCCGACTGCTGGGACCGACTGATCCGATGCTGGCCAGCACGGTTTTTGGGGTGCGCTTCCCCGGACCGCTAGGGCTAGCCGCGGGCTTCGACAAGGACGGCATGGGGCTGCTCAGCTGGGGTGCGTTGGGTTTCGGTTACGCCGAAGTCGGGACCGTCACCGCGCACCCGCAGCCCGGCAACCCGGCCCCGCGCATGTTCCGGCTGCCTGCCGACCGGGCGCTGCTGAACCGGATGGGGTTCAACAATCACGGCGCCGGAGCGCTGGCGATCCAGCTCGCCCGCCACCGCCCCGAGGTGCCCATCGGGGTGAACATCGGCAAAACCAAAACAACGCCGGCCGCCCAGGCCGTCGATGACTACCGGGCCAGCGCCCGGCTGGTCGGCCCGCTGGCCTCGTATCTGGTGGTCAATGTCAGCTCGCCGAATACGCCGGGGCTCCGTGATCTGCAGGCAGTCGAGTCGCTGCGCCCCATCCTGTCGGCCGTACTGGCCGAGGCCTCAGCACCAGTGCTGGTCAAGATTGCACCCGATGTCTCCGATTCCGACATCGACGACATCGCGGACCTGGCCGTCGAAGTGGGTCTGGCCGGCATCGTGGCAACCAACACCACGGTGTCTCGCGACGGCTTGGCGACACCGGGGGTCGATGAGCTTGGGGCGGGCGGCATCTCGGGGCCACCGGTGGCGCGCCGCGCTGTCGAGGTGTTGCGCCGGCTCTACGGGCGGGTCGGCGATCGCTTGGTGCTCATCAGCGTGGGGGGCATCGAAACCGCCGACGACGCATGGGATCGCATCACAGCGGGCGCCTCGCTATTGCAGGGCTATACCGGATTCATCTACGGCGGAGGCTTGTGGCCCAAGCACATTCACGACGGCATCGCTCGCCGGCTTCATGACGGCGGATTCGCCTCGCTGCGCGACGCGGTCGGGTCGGCGGCCCCCAAACCGGAGAGACCGGCGGGATAG
- a CDS encoding YbhB/YbcL family Raf kinase inhibitor-like protein encodes MTTPPDPYAALPKLPSFHLTSDSITDGQPLATPQISGIMGAGGADVSPQLSWSGFPTETRSFAVTVYDPDAPTLSGFWHWAVANLPADVTELPAGVGDGGELPGGALTLVNDAGMRRYVGAAPPPGHGVHRYYVAVHAVRVEKLDLSEDASPAFLGFNLFQHAIARAVIHGTYEQH; translated from the coding sequence ATGACAACACCGCCCGACCCGTACGCCGCGCTGCCCAAGCTGCCGTCGTTTCACCTGACGTCGGACTCGATCACCGACGGCCAGCCGTTGGCTACGCCGCAAATCAGCGGAATCATGGGCGCGGGGGGAGCAGACGTCAGCCCGCAGCTGAGCTGGTCGGGATTCCCGACCGAGACCCGTAGCTTTGCGGTCACCGTCTACGACCCCGACGCACCGACCCTGTCCGGGTTCTGGCACTGGGCGGTGGCCAACCTGCCTGCAGACGTCACCGAGTTGCCAGCAGGTGTGGGCGATGGCGGTGAACTTCCGGGCGGCGCGTTGACGTTGGTCAATGATGCGGGCATGCGCCGTTACGTCGGCGCAGCCCCGCCGCCTGGCCATGGTGTGCATCGTTACTACGTCGCGGTGCACGCTGTGCGGGTCGAGAAGCTTGATCTCAGCGAGGACGCCAGTCCGGCCTTCCTGGGATTCAATCTGTTTCAGCACGCAATCGCTCGCGCCGTCATCCACGGCACCTACGAACAGCACTAG
- a CDS encoding M20/M25/M40 family metallo-hydrolase — MTSKTGATEAATNPSDDVVEVVSRLIRFDTTNTGDPETTRGEAECAQWVAAQLAEVGYQPEYVESGAPGRGNVFARLAGADSSRGALLIHGHLDVVPAEAAEWSVHPFSGAIEGGHVWGRGAVDMKDMVGMMIVVARQLKQAGIVPPRDLVFAFVADEEHGGSYGSQWLVDNRPDLFAGVTEAIGEVGGFSLTVPRRDGGERRLYLIETAEKGIQWMRLTARGRAGHGSMVHDQNAVTAVAEAVARLGRHQFPLVPTDTVVQFLAAISEETGLEFGTESPDLEGAIEKLGPMARMLKAVLHDTANPTMLKAGYKANVVPATAEAVVDCRVLPGRQTAFEAEIDELIGPDVTREWIKDLPPYETAFDGDLVDAMNAAVLAVDPDGRTVPYMLSGGTDAKAFARLGIRCFGFSPLRLPPELDFAALFHGVDERVPIDALKFGVDVLAHFLTHC, encoded by the coding sequence GTGACTTCAAAGACAGGAGCGACCGAGGCCGCAACCAACCCGAGTGATGACGTGGTCGAGGTTGTCAGCAGGTTGATCCGGTTCGATACCACCAACACCGGCGACCCCGAGACGACGCGGGGTGAGGCCGAGTGCGCGCAGTGGGTTGCCGCCCAGCTCGCAGAGGTTGGCTACCAGCCTGAATATGTGGAATCCGGGGCACCCGGTCGAGGCAATGTGTTTGCCCGCCTTGCAGGCGCGGATAGCTCGCGCGGCGCCCTGCTCATCCATGGGCATCTCGACGTGGTGCCCGCAGAAGCAGCCGAATGGAGTGTGCACCCATTTTCCGGCGCGATCGAAGGCGGTCATGTCTGGGGCCGCGGCGCGGTCGACATGAAAGACATGGTGGGCATGATGATCGTGGTGGCCCGGCAGCTAAAGCAGGCCGGCATTGTGCCGCCGCGAGACCTCGTCTTCGCATTCGTTGCCGACGAAGAGCACGGTGGCAGTTACGGGTCGCAATGGTTGGTCGACAACCGGCCTGATCTGTTTGCTGGCGTCACCGAGGCTATCGGCGAAGTCGGCGGCTTTTCGCTGACTGTGCCGCGCCGCGACGGTGGTGAGCGCCGGCTCTACCTGATCGAGACGGCCGAGAAGGGCATCCAGTGGATGCGGCTGACCGCACGGGGCAGGGCGGGGCACGGCTCGATGGTGCACGATCAGAACGCGGTCACCGCGGTCGCCGAAGCGGTCGCGCGGCTGGGCCGTCACCAGTTTCCGCTCGTGCCGACCGACACCGTCGTCCAGTTTCTCGCCGCGATCAGCGAGGAGACCGGCCTCGAGTTCGGCACCGAGTCGCCCGACTTGGAAGGGGCGATCGAAAAGCTTGGCCCGATGGCGCGCATGCTGAAAGCCGTGCTGCATGACACCGCAAACCCGACGATGCTCAAGGCCGGATATAAGGCCAACGTGGTGCCGGCGACCGCGGAAGCGGTGGTGGACTGTCGCGTACTGCCCGGGCGGCAGACGGCGTTCGAGGCCGAGATCGATGAATTGATCGGCCCCGATGTGACCCGGGAATGGATCAAGGACTTGCCGCCGTACGAGACTGCCTTCGACGGCGATCTGGTCGATGCCATGAACGCCGCCGTGCTGGCAGTTGACCCTGACGGCCGAACGGTGCCCTACATGCTTTCCGGCGGCACTGATGCGAAAGCTTTCGCGCGCTTGGGTATTCGCTGCTTTGGCTTCAGCCCGCTGCGGTTGCCGCCGGAATTGGATTTCGCCGCGCTGTTCCACGGTGTCGACGAGCGGGTGCCCATCGATGCGCTCAAGTTCGGCGTCGATGTGCTGGCGCACTTCCTGACACACTGCTGA